One window of Cryptosporangium phraense genomic DNA carries:
- a CDS encoding cystathionine gamma-lyase: protein MSVPGDGTLASHAGERDAVAGEPARPGPVLSSIFHLGPGASDSYGRADNPTYRDLERAIGELEGGGVYTTAFASGMAAISAVLFGLLTAGDTVVIPSDGYYATRPLALDRLDALGVTVRQAPTPGPYSLDGAALVLLETPSNPGMDVCDLAAVCAEAHAAGALVAVDNTTATPLGQRPLDFGADLVLASDTKALSGHGDLLIGHVSTRDEALAGRIRQWRSWTGAIPGPFEAWLALRSLATLDLRLERQASNALAVASLLAARPEVSAVRYPGLPDDPAHPVASKQMRRFGGVLSAVLPDAAFVERMLAASRLAAAVTSFGDVRTGIDRRAQWGGDVVPEGFVRISCGIEDTADLVADLTVALDAALAG from the coding sequence GTGAGCGTCCCCGGCGACGGAACGCTCGCGTCGCACGCCGGAGAGCGGGACGCGGTGGCGGGGGAGCCGGCCCGGCCCGGGCCGGTGCTGTCCTCGATCTTCCACCTCGGGCCCGGGGCCAGCGACAGCTACGGCCGGGCCGACAACCCGACCTACCGCGACCTCGAGCGGGCGATCGGCGAGCTCGAGGGCGGTGGCGTCTACACGACCGCGTTCGCGTCCGGCATGGCGGCGATCTCCGCGGTCCTGTTCGGACTGCTGACGGCCGGCGACACGGTCGTGATCCCGTCGGACGGCTACTACGCGACCCGGCCGCTGGCCCTCGACCGGTTGGACGCGCTCGGCGTGACCGTCCGGCAGGCGCCGACCCCCGGGCCGTACTCGCTCGACGGCGCGGCCCTGGTGCTGCTGGAGACGCCCAGCAACCCCGGTATGGACGTCTGCGACCTGGCCGCCGTCTGTGCCGAGGCCCACGCGGCCGGTGCGCTGGTCGCGGTCGACAACACCACGGCGACGCCCCTCGGGCAACGTCCGCTCGACTTCGGCGCCGACCTGGTGCTGGCCAGCGACACCAAGGCGCTCTCCGGGCACGGTGATCTGCTGATCGGCCACGTCAGCACCCGGGACGAAGCGCTCGCCGGGCGGATCCGGCAGTGGCGGTCGTGGACCGGCGCGATCCCCGGGCCGTTCGAGGCCTGGCTGGCGCTGCGGTCGCTGGCGACGCTGGATCTGCGTCTCGAGCGGCAGGCGTCGAACGCGTTGGCGGTGGCGTCGCTGCTGGCCGCGCGGCCCGAGGTGTCCGCGGTGCGCTACCCAGGGCTTCCGGACGACCCCGCCCATCCGGTCGCGTCGAAGCAGATGCGCCGGTTCGGGGGCGTGCTCTCGGCCGTGCTGCCCGATGCGGCGTTCGTCGAGCGGATGCTGGCCGCGTCCCGGCTCGCCGCCGCGGTGACGAGCTTCGGGGACGTCCGCACCGGCATCGATCGGCGGGCGCAGTGGGGCGGTGACGTCGTTCCGGAGGGATTCGTCCGGATCTCTTGTGGAATCGAGGACACGGCCGATCTGGTGGCCGACCTCACGGTCGCCTTGGACGCCGCTCTCGCCGGGTGA
- a CDS encoding NTP transferase domain-containing protein, producing the protein MTGWSIVTPVKPLGLAKSRLRATLPAAAALSAYYLSGPDPFGALDGDFGLPGDGDADWHAAIALAMALDTVTALLGAVRVDRVVVVTDDPVATAALGDLGAVCVRDAPADGLNAALRQGASVAALLSATDGRGRAGTASVGADLPALKSTDLDAALRAAERLGARAFVPDATGTGTTLLAAPGRLALEPAYGPGSALLHARDGALDLTSSLVVPSLRQDVDTAADLDAVRSLGLGPRTAALLEIGVSSDGQKAPTPARTAPIHI; encoded by the coding sequence GTGACGGGATGGTCGATCGTGACGCCGGTCAAGCCTCTGGGTCTGGCCAAGAGCCGGCTGCGTGCGACGCTCCCGGCGGCCGCCGCGCTGTCCGCCTACTACCTCAGCGGCCCGGACCCGTTCGGCGCGCTGGACGGCGATTTCGGCCTGCCCGGCGACGGTGACGCCGACTGGCACGCGGCGATCGCGCTCGCGATGGCGCTCGACACGGTCACGGCCCTGCTCGGCGCCGTCCGCGTCGACCGCGTCGTCGTGGTGACCGACGATCCGGTGGCGACGGCCGCGCTCGGCGACCTCGGCGCGGTCTGCGTCCGCGACGCACCGGCCGACGGCCTCAACGCCGCACTGCGGCAGGGGGCCTCGGTCGCGGCCCTGTTGAGCGCGACCGACGGTCGCGGCCGGGCCGGCACCGCGTCCGTCGGCGCGGACCTGCCCGCCCTGAAAAGCACAGATCTGGACGCCGCCCTGCGCGCGGCCGAGCGCCTGGGCGCCCGCGCGTTCGTCCCCGACGCCACCGGCACCGGCACGACGCTGCTGGCCGCTCCGGGGCGGCTCGCGCTGGAGCCCGCCTACGGCCCCGGGTCGGCGCTGCTCCACGCCCGGGACGGCGCGCTCGACCTGACGAGCTCGCTGGTCGTCCCGTCGCTCCGGCAGGACGTCGACACCGCAGCCGACCTCGACGCAGTCCGGAGCCTCGGTTTGGGCCCTCGAACCGCGGCGCTGCTCGAAATCGGGGTCTCATCAGACGGACAGAAGGCACCAACCCCGGCGCGGACCGCACCGATCCACATTTAG
- a CDS encoding CYTH and CHAD domain-containing protein, producing the protein MREEELKFGVHGRFVLPDLTAALGDGHRVEPQGRQTLTAVYYDTADLRLARLGITLRHRTGEDGPPWHLKLPKGATAAGATVREEIAVDGPADTPPLELTSLVTAWVRTEPLVAVATLRTDRDRYLIRDKKGTLAELVDDTVEVSEGRGLLADSSGVRTTFRELEVERKSSRGGADVVMGKTAEALAAAGAAGGATTPKLVRALGRRATAPPDLPVAGELTPKSSAADAIAFVMRRSARRLLDYDVRVRRNEKDAVHQARVACRRMRSDLRTFGPLVDPDWAAPLDAELKWLAAALGGPRDAEVLRARLRSTADTDPLAPVDETAIRRIDAILETRQRRALENLDAALSSDRYPALLDLLIDTVRTPQTHDLAEQRAVWVLPSMVEVVWDKLASKAGKLTLDDPDETWHNARIRAKRARYAAEAVAPAVGAPATRLAKACAEVQEVLGEHQDAAIAADEWHDIATAHPDDTDVVLTCGRLIERERAAVRESRVHFPPVWERTDRPKLTSWLR; encoded by the coding sequence TTGCGCGAAGAAGAGCTGAAGTTCGGCGTCCACGGTCGTTTCGTCCTTCCGGACCTGACGGCGGCACTCGGCGACGGGCACCGGGTGGAGCCCCAGGGTCGCCAGACCCTCACCGCCGTTTACTACGACACCGCCGACCTTCGCCTGGCGCGCCTCGGGATCACGCTGCGCCACCGCACCGGGGAAGACGGGCCGCCCTGGCACCTGAAGCTGCCCAAGGGGGCCACCGCGGCCGGGGCGACCGTCCGCGAGGAGATCGCGGTCGACGGCCCGGCCGACACTCCCCCGCTGGAGCTGACCAGCCTGGTCACCGCCTGGGTCCGCACCGAGCCGCTGGTCGCGGTGGCGACGCTGCGCACCGACCGCGACCGGTACCTGATCCGCGACAAGAAGGGCACGCTGGCCGAGCTGGTCGACGACACCGTCGAGGTGTCCGAGGGCCGCGGGCTGCTCGCCGACTCCTCCGGCGTCCGCACGACGTTCCGCGAGCTCGAGGTCGAGCGGAAGTCCTCGCGCGGCGGCGCGGACGTCGTGATGGGCAAGACGGCCGAGGCGCTCGCCGCGGCCGGCGCCGCCGGTGGCGCGACGACGCCGAAGCTGGTGCGTGCGCTCGGCCGCCGGGCCACCGCACCGCCCGACCTGCCGGTCGCCGGTGAGCTCACCCCGAAGTCCTCGGCCGCCGACGCGATCGCGTTCGTGATGCGCCGGTCCGCCCGACGGCTGCTCGACTACGACGTCCGCGTGCGCCGGAACGAGAAGGACGCGGTGCACCAGGCGCGCGTCGCGTGCCGACGGATGCGCAGCGACCTCCGGACGTTCGGCCCGCTGGTCGACCCGGACTGGGCGGCGCCGCTCGACGCCGAACTGAAGTGGCTGGCCGCGGCCCTGGGCGGCCCCCGGGACGCCGAAGTCCTGCGGGCCCGGCTACGGTCGACGGCTGACACCGACCCACTCGCGCCCGTGGACGAGACGGCCATCCGACGGATCGACGCGATCCTCGAGACCCGCCAGCGTCGGGCGCTGGAGAATCTGGACGCCGCATTGAGTTCGGACCGCTATCCGGCCCTGCTTGACCTGTTGATCGACACCGTGCGCACCCCCCAGACCCACGACCTGGCCGAGCAGCGTGCGGTCTGGGTGCTGCCGTCGATGGTCGAGGTGGTCTGGGACAAGCTCGCGTCCAAGGCGGGCAAGCTGACGCTCGACGACCCGGACGAGACCTGGCACAACGCGCGGATCCGGGCCAAGCGCGCCCGCTACGCGGCCGAGGCCGTCGCTCCCGCGGTCGGGGCGCCCGCGACCCGGCTGGCCAAGGCCTGCGCGGAGGTCCAGGAGGTGCTCGGCGAGCACCAGGACGCCGCGATCGCCGCCGACGAGTGGCACGACATCGCGACCGCCCATCCGGACGACACCGACGTGGTGCTCACCTGCGGCCGGCTGATCGAGCGCGAGCGGGCGGCGGTGCGCGAGTCACGCGTCCACTTCCCGCCGGTCTGGGAACGCACCGACCGGCCGAAACTCACGTCCTGGTTGCGATGA
- a CDS encoding HU family DNA-binding protein, whose amino-acid sequence MNKTELIETLVQRLGDRRSATAALDGVIEEIQRAVARGDRVAITGFGTFEKRVRNARTARNPRTGETVKVKKTFTPAFKAGQGFKDIVTGTKKMTKAPVAPAASAGSTGSTAVSGSTSAPVAAATRSTGTTARATATRSTTAARNGAARPASARTTATRSVNGTPTRATKATATATKAAPAKTATRSTATKSTAKATATKAPARTATKTTAAKATAAKSTATKATAAKSTAAKSTAAKSTATKATAAKSTATKASAAKATTARANTAAKSAATRATAAKTTATKAAAKTTAAKATAAKSTAAKATAAKSTAAKATATATKATAKSTPAKATKTSPAAAPAKTATAKAAAPKATSKKAKPAGKKKK is encoded by the coding sequence GTGAACAAGACCGAACTGATCGAGACGCTCGTGCAGCGCCTCGGCGACCGTCGTTCCGCGACCGCGGCCCTCGACGGCGTGATCGAGGAGATCCAGCGGGCGGTCGCCCGTGGCGACCGAGTAGCGATCACCGGCTTCGGGACTTTCGAGAAGCGGGTGCGGAACGCGCGGACCGCGCGCAACCCCCGTACCGGTGAGACCGTGAAGGTCAAGAAGACTTTCACCCCGGCGTTCAAGGCCGGGCAGGGCTTCAAGGACATCGTGACCGGCACCAAGAAGATGACGAAGGCGCCGGTGGCTCCGGCCGCGTCGGCGGGGTCCACCGGGTCGACCGCGGTCTCCGGCTCGACGTCCGCTCCGGTCGCGGCCGCGACCCGCAGCACCGGCACCACCGCCCGCGCCACCGCGACCCGCAGCACCACGGCCGCCCGCAACGGCGCGGCCCGTCCGGCGTCGGCCCGGACGACCGCCACCCGCTCGGTCAACGGCACCCCGACCCGCGCGACCAAGGCGACCGCGACCGCCACGAAGGCGGCCCCGGCCAAGACCGCGACGCGATCGACGGCCACGAAGTCGACGGCGAAGGCCACCGCCACCAAGGCTCCGGCCCGCACCGCGACGAAGACGACGGCCGCGAAGGCGACGGCGGCCAAGTCGACCGCCACCAAGGCCACCGCCGCGAAGTCCACCGCCGCGAAGTCCACCGCGGCGAAGTCGACCGCCACCAAGGCGACGGCCGCCAAGTCCACCGCGACGAAGGCGTCCGCGGCCAAGGCGACGACCGCGCGCGCGAACACCGCGGCCAAGAGCGCCGCGACCAGGGCGACCGCGGCCAAGACCACCGCGACCAAGGCGGCGGCCAAGACCACCGCGGCCAAGGCCACGGCGGCCAAGTCCACGGCGGCCAAGGCGACCGCGGCCAAGTCGACCGCGGCCAAGGCCACCGCCACCGCCACCAAGGCCACGGCCAAGTCCACGCCGGCCAAGGCCACGAAGACGAGCCCCGCCGCCGCACCGGCGAAGACCGCGACCGCCAAGGCCGCCGCGCCGAAGGCGACCAGCAAGAAGGCGAAGCCGGCCGGCAAGAAGAAGAAGTAA
- a CDS encoding lysophospholipid acyltransferase family protein — MRRGFWLRFAEVILRPLLLLFTKRTWLGYENVPATGPAIFVANHTSLADPLVIAHFLYDRPREMRVLVKSSLFSVPLVGTVLRSSGQIPVYRKTRNAGEALQTAAARIRAGEAPLIYPEGTVTRDPDLWPMQGKTGAARLFLDTGAPVIPIVQWGAHALHDYRNGKIRLRPRTPVTVSAGPPVDLSAYEGAPPSGAVLKEITDVIMRRLRDDLAEVRGEPAPTGPLYDPEAAQGLAQ; from the coding sequence GTGCGCCGGGGATTTTGGCTTCGTTTCGCGGAGGTCATCCTTCGACCCCTGCTTCTCCTGTTCACCAAGCGGACGTGGCTCGGGTACGAGAACGTCCCGGCCACCGGGCCGGCGATCTTCGTCGCGAACCACACCTCGTTGGCCGACCCGCTGGTCATCGCCCACTTCCTGTACGACCGGCCGCGCGAGATGCGGGTGCTGGTGAAGTCGAGCCTGTTCTCGGTGCCGCTGGTCGGCACCGTGCTCCGGTCGTCCGGCCAGATCCCGGTGTACCGGAAGACCCGTAACGCGGGCGAGGCGCTGCAGACCGCCGCCGCCCGCATCCGCGCCGGGGAAGCCCCGCTGATCTATCCGGAGGGCACCGTCACCCGCGACCCCGATCTGTGGCCGATGCAGGGCAAGACCGGCGCGGCCCGGCTGTTCCTGGACACCGGGGCCCCGGTGATCCCGATCGTGCAGTGGGGCGCGCACGCGCTGCACGACTACCGCAACGGGAAGATCCGGCTCCGGCCGCGCACCCCGGTCACCGTGTCGGCGGGCCCGCCGGTCGACCTGTCCGCGTACGAGGGCGCGCCGCCGAGCGGCGCGGTACTGAAGGAGATCACCGACGTGATCATGCGGCGGTTGCGGGACGACCTGGCCGAAGTCCGCGGCGAACCGGCGCCGACCGGCCCGCTGTACGACCCCGAGGCCGCCCAGGGTCTGGCCCAGTGA
- a CDS encoding NAD(P)H-dependent glycerol-3-phosphate dehydrogenase → MSADAVRAAVLGAGSWGTAYGKVLADAGCEVKVWARRPELAESLNATRENGDYLPGVRLPDRLTATADHEEALSGADLVILAVPSQSLRANLEHWVDALGDDSTLVSLAKGVELGTHKRMTEVIVEVTGVPAGRVAVVSGPNLAKEIASEQPAATVVASTDTARAELLQRASTTWYLRPYTNSDVVGCELGGAVKNVIALAAGMAEGMGFGDNTKASLITRGLAETARLGVALGADPLTFAGLAGLGDLVATCTSPLSRNRTLGERLGRGETLEQAVAHTKQTAEGVKSCLSISELAAAAGVEMPITEQVVQVCHEGIAPAVAMKYLMRREPKPERRS, encoded by the coding sequence GTGAGCGCGGACGCGGTGCGGGCCGCGGTCCTCGGCGCCGGGTCGTGGGGCACCGCGTACGGCAAGGTGCTGGCCGACGCCGGGTGCGAGGTGAAGGTCTGGGCCCGCCGCCCCGAGCTGGCCGAGTCGCTCAACGCGACCCGGGAGAACGGCGACTACCTGCCCGGCGTCCGGCTGCCCGACCGGCTCACCGCCACCGCCGACCACGAGGAGGCGCTGTCCGGCGCCGACCTGGTGATCCTCGCGGTCCCCTCGCAGTCGCTCCGGGCCAACCTGGAGCACTGGGTCGACGCCCTGGGCGACGACTCGACGCTGGTCAGCCTGGCCAAGGGCGTCGAGCTCGGCACGCACAAGCGGATGACCGAGGTGATCGTCGAGGTCACCGGGGTGCCGGCGGGCCGGGTCGCGGTGGTGTCGGGGCCGAACCTGGCCAAGGAGATCGCGTCCGAGCAGCCGGCCGCGACCGTCGTCGCGTCGACCGACACGGCCCGGGCCGAGCTGCTGCAGCGGGCGTCGACGACGTGGTACCTGCGGCCGTACACGAACTCCGACGTCGTCGGGTGCGAGCTCGGCGGCGCGGTGAAGAACGTCATCGCGCTGGCCGCCGGGATGGCCGAGGGGATGGGGTTCGGCGACAACACCAAGGCCTCGCTGATCACCCGCGGGCTGGCCGAGACCGCGCGGCTCGGCGTCGCGCTCGGGGCCGACCCGCTGACGTTCGCCGGGCTGGCCGGGCTCGGCGACCTGGTCGCGACCTGCACGTCCCCGCTCTCCCGCAACCGGACGCTGGGCGAGCGGCTGGGCCGGGGCGAGACGCTCGAGCAGGCGGTGGCGCACACCAAGCAGACCGCCGAGGGCGTGAAGTCGTGCCTGTCGATCTCCGAGCTGGCCGCCGCGGCCGGGGTGGAGATGCCGATCACCGAGCAGGTCGTGCAGGTGTGCCACGAGGGCATCGCGCCCGCCGTCGCCATGAAGTACCTGATGCGACGCGAGCCGAAGCCGGAGCGCCGGTCGTGA
- the leuD gene encoding 3-isopropylmalate dehydratase small subunit, with the protein MEQFTTHTGTAVPLRRSNVDTDQIIPAVYLKRVTRTGFEDGLFSAWRADPDFVLNQPQYANATVLVAGPEFGTGSSREHAVWALMDYGFKVVISPRFADIFRGNSLKAGLLTVVLPEETVESLWKTIEADPTTPVTVDLEAKQVRVGDRVEEFEFDDYSRWRLLEGLDDIGLTLRHADAVDAFEEKRPAWLPRTLTSAK; encoded by the coding sequence ATGGAGCAATTCACCACGCACACCGGCACCGCGGTGCCGCTGCGCCGGTCCAACGTCGACACGGACCAGATCATCCCGGCGGTCTACCTGAAGCGGGTCACCCGCACCGGTTTCGAGGACGGATTGTTCTCGGCCTGGCGCGCTGACCCCGATTTCGTGCTCAATCAGCCCCAATACGCGAACGCGACCGTGCTGGTCGCGGGCCCGGAGTTCGGTACCGGATCCTCGCGTGAGCACGCGGTGTGGGCGTTGATGGACTACGGCTTCAAGGTCGTGATCTCGCCCCGGTTCGCCGATATCTTCCGGGGGAACTCGCTCAAAGCCGGTCTGTTGACCGTCGTTCTCCCGGAAGAGACCGTCGAGTCGCTCTGGAAGACGATCGAGGCCGATCCGACGACCCCGGTGACCGTCGATCTGGAAGCCAAGCAGGTGCGAGTCGGCGACCGCGTCGAGGAATTCGAGTTCGACGACTACAGCCGTTGGCGGCTGCTCGAAGGACTCGACGACATCGGCCTCACACTGCGGCACGCGGATGCCGTCGATGCCTTCGAAGAGAAGCGTCCGGCCTGGTTGCCGCGCACGCTGACGTCGGCGAAGTAA
- a CDS encoding NUDIX hydrolase encodes MSTEIRAAGGVVWRTAPGGLELVLVHRPRYDDWSLPKGKLDGNEHVLAAACREVIEETGLQPVVGPRLPSTSYLVSPRGQHDGPAVVPKVVDYWAMRAAGGEFARNDEVDGLEWMSPSQAVERVTHEHDATVIRAFAALPPITGSVLLVRHAKAGDKKTWTGPDAERPLEPSGQAQAVWLGELLPWFSPERVHSADKVRCRQTIEPLAAVLGLDVVTDPVFDEEAFWDDSSVVVARIRELALKGGVTAVCSQGGLIPGVVSELAEIDDAVVDANPAAHRDGDLRSRKGSIWALHFAGERLVRADYLASIRPES; translated from the coding sequence ATGAGTACGGAGATCCGCGCGGCGGGGGGCGTCGTCTGGCGGACGGCGCCGGGCGGGCTCGAACTGGTGCTCGTGCACCGGCCGCGGTACGACGACTGGTCGCTGCCGAAGGGCAAGCTCGACGGCAACGAGCACGTGCTGGCCGCGGCCTGCCGCGAGGTGATCGAGGAGACCGGGCTGCAGCCGGTCGTCGGCCCGCGGCTGCCGTCGACGTCGTACCTGGTGTCGCCGCGGGGTCAGCACGACGGCCCGGCCGTGGTGCCGAAGGTCGTCGACTACTGGGCCATGCGGGCCGCCGGCGGTGAGTTCGCCCGCAACGACGAGGTCGACGGCCTGGAGTGGATGAGCCCGTCGCAGGCGGTCGAGCGGGTGACGCACGAACACGACGCGACCGTGATCCGCGCGTTCGCCGCGCTACCCCCGATCACCGGTTCGGTGCTGCTGGTGCGGCACGCGAAGGCCGGCGACAAGAAGACCTGGACCGGGCCCGACGCCGAGCGTCCGCTGGAGCCCAGCGGGCAGGCCCAGGCGGTCTGGCTGGGCGAGCTGCTGCCCTGGTTCTCGCCGGAGCGCGTGCACTCGGCCGACAAGGTCCGCTGCCGCCAGACGATCGAGCCGCTCGCGGCCGTTCTGGGCCTCGACGTCGTCACCGACCCGGTGTTCGACGAGGAGGCGTTCTGGGACGACTCGTCGGTGGTCGTCGCCCGGATCCGCGAGCTCGCGCTCAAGGGCGGGGTGACCGCGGTGTGCAGCCAGGGCGGGCTCATTCCCGGCGTGGTCTCCGAGCTCGCCGAGATCGACGACGCGGTGGTCGACGCCAATCCGGCCGCCCATCGCGACGGCGATCTGCGTAGCCGGAAAGGCAGCATCTGGGCGCTGCATTTCGCCGGCGAGCGGCTCGTGCGCGCCGATTACCTGGCGTCGATTCGTCCGGAGAGCTGA
- a CDS encoding RNA degradosome polyphosphate kinase — protein MPNGSTPTEAPAEAPAGAPAEPPAEQVSAAERAAAGVAPADPEPDPGELDAGTLGEPGNGLAGVSAVTASTAAAVAGDATASGVESVADSDPTWDVPPETFPVPPAAELAEEIEQLAEEDPSIDQPLPDGRFLNRELSWLDFNARVLALAEDPAVPLLERAKFLAIFASNLDEFYMVRVAGLKRRQSTGLSVRSVDGLSAGDQLALIAQRGAELVERHARCFSDDVQPALEAAGVKILHWAELNDDEQHRLHRFFRELIFPVLTPLAVDPAHPFPYISGLSLNLAVVVRDPEGGQASERFARVKVPDNVPRFVAVQGGFLPVEDLIAVHLSQLFPGMQVVEHHLFRVTRNADLEVEEDRDEDLLQALERELARRRFGPVVRLEVAANVSEHVLELLVRELDVAEQDVLRVPGLLDLSGLFALAGVDRPDLKYEPFVPATHPRFAEGETPRSVFATLREGDVLVHHPYHSFATSVQRFIEQAAADPNVLAIKQTLYRTSGDSPIVDALIDAASAGKQVVVLVEIKARFDEQANISWAKALERAGCHVVYGLVGLKTHCKTSLVVRNENGRIRRYAHIGTGNYNPKTARLYEDLGLFTADPDVGRDLTDLFNVLTGYSRQTDYRTLMVAPYGVRRGIVERVEREIEHVKAGRPGLMQLKANSIVDEGIIDALYRASRAGVRVDLVIRGICALRPGVPGLSENIRVRSILGRFLEHSRVIRFGNGAPGTEAEEFWIGSADMMHRNLDRRVEAMVRVSDDQARRMLRSTLDTSLAASAAGFDLGPDGAWTRRQGTPDRPLRDVQETLLTRIIG, from the coding sequence ATCCCGAACGGCAGCACCCCGACCGAGGCCCCGGCCGAAGCCCCGGCCGGGGCCCCGGCCGAACCGCCGGCCGAGCAGGTGTCGGCCGCCGAGCGGGCGGCCGCCGGCGTGGCCCCGGCCGACCCGGAACCCGACCCGGGTGAGCTCGATGCGGGCACCCTGGGCGAGCCCGGCAACGGCCTGGCCGGCGTGAGCGCGGTCACCGCGTCGACCGCGGCCGCGGTCGCCGGGGACGCGACCGCGTCCGGCGTCGAGTCGGTGGCCGACAGCGACCCGACCTGGGACGTGCCGCCGGAGACGTTCCCGGTGCCACCGGCGGCCGAGCTCGCCGAGGAGATCGAACAGCTGGCCGAGGAAGATCCCTCGATCGACCAGCCGCTCCCCGACGGCCGGTTCCTCAACCGCGAGCTGTCCTGGCTCGACTTCAACGCCCGCGTGCTTGCGCTGGCCGAGGACCCGGCGGTGCCGCTGCTCGAGCGGGCCAAGTTCCTGGCGATCTTCGCCTCGAACCTCGACGAGTTCTACATGGTCCGGGTGGCCGGCCTGAAGCGCCGCCAGTCCACCGGCCTCTCGGTCCGGTCGGTCGACGGGCTCTCGGCGGGCGACCAGCTCGCGCTGATCGCCCAGCGCGGCGCCGAGCTGGTCGAGCGCCACGCCCGCTGCTTCTCCGACGACGTCCAGCCCGCGCTCGAGGCGGCCGGCGTCAAGATCCTGCACTGGGCCGAGCTCAACGACGACGAGCAGCACCGCCTGCACCGGTTCTTCCGCGAGCTGATCTTCCCGGTGCTCACGCCGCTGGCGGTCGACCCGGCGCACCCGTTCCCGTACATCAGCGGGCTCTCGCTGAACCTCGCGGTGGTCGTCCGCGACCCCGAGGGCGGGCAGGCCTCGGAGCGTTTCGCCCGGGTCAAGGTGCCCGACAACGTGCCCCGGTTCGTCGCCGTGCAGGGTGGGTTCCTGCCGGTCGAAGACCTGATCGCGGTCCACCTGTCGCAGCTGTTCCCGGGCATGCAGGTGGTCGAGCACCACCTGTTCCGGGTCACCCGCAACGCCGACCTGGAGGTCGAGGAAGACCGGGACGAGGACCTGCTCCAGGCCCTCGAACGCGAGCTGGCCCGGCGCCGGTTCGGGCCGGTCGTCCGGCTCGAGGTGGCCGCGAACGTCAGCGAGCACGTGCTCGAGCTGCTGGTCCGCGAGCTCGACGTCGCCGAGCAGGACGTGCTCCGGGTGCCCGGCCTGCTCGACCTCTCCGGGCTGTTCGCGCTGGCCGGCGTCGACCGGCCGGACCTGAAGTACGAGCCGTTCGTGCCCGCGACCCACCCGCGCTTCGCCGAGGGTGAGACCCCGCGCAGCGTGTTCGCGACGCTGCGCGAGGGCGACGTGCTCGTGCACCACCCGTACCACTCGTTCGCGACCAGCGTGCAGCGCTTCATCGAGCAGGCCGCGGCCGACCCGAACGTGCTGGCGATCAAGCAGACGCTCTACCGCACGTCCGGCGACTCGCCGATCGTCGATGCGCTGATCGACGCGGCCAGCGCCGGCAAGCAGGTCGTCGTCCTGGTCGAGATCAAGGCGCGCTTCGACGAGCAGGCCAACATCTCCTGGGCCAAGGCGCTGGAGCGGGCGGGCTGCCACGTCGTCTACGGCCTGGTGGGGCTGAAGACGCACTGCAAGACGTCGCTGGTCGTCCGCAACGAGAACGGGCGGATCCGTCGGTACGCGCACATCGGCACCGGCAACTACAACCCGAAGACCGCCCGGCTCTACGAGGACCTCGGCCTGTTCACGGCCGACCCGGACGTCGGCCGCGACCTGACCGACCTGTTCAACGTCCTCACCGGCTACTCGCGCCAGACCGACTACCGGACGCTGATGGTGGCGCCGTACGGCGTCCGCCGCGGGATCGTCGAGCGCGTCGAGCGCGAGATCGAGCACGTGAAGGCCGGCCGGCCGGGCCTGATGCAGCTGAAGGCGAACTCGATCGTCGACGAGGGCATCATCGACGCGCTGTACCGGGCGTCCCGGGCCGGTGTCCGGGTCGACCTGGTCATCCGCGGGATCTGCGCGCTGCGCCCGGGCGTGCCGGGGCTGTCGGAGAACATCCGGGTCCGGTCGATCCTGGGCCGGTTCCTCGAGCACTCCCGGGTCATCCGGTTCGGCAACGGCGCTCCCGGCACCGAGGCCGAGGAGTTCTGGATCGGCTCGGCCGACATGATGCACCGCAACCTCGACCGGCGCGTCGAGGCGATGGTGCGGGTCTCCGACGACCAGGCCAGGCGCATGCTCCGGTCGACGCTCGACACGTCGCTGGCCGCGTCGGCCGCCGGCTTCGACCTCGGGCCCGACGGCGCCTGGACCCGCCGCCAGGGGACGCCCGACCGCCCGCTGCGTGACGTCCAGGAAACTCTGCTGACCCGGATCATCGGCTGA